Proteins from a single region of Dysosmobacter acutus:
- a CDS encoding PF20097 family protein, whose amino-acid sequence MAVWEKEREPWDEPRRSPPKEEKLPQCCPWCGGEMSLGHLLAKGGGAVWWVRGEIEWKSKLIGPDPNQSLRVDDEGVLFTYKTAWYCPKCEKMTIDAVGMSPPYGSGEYSRKED is encoded by the coding sequence ATGGCGGTTTGGGAAAAAGAGCGGGAGCCCTGGGACGAGCCCCGTAGAAGTCCGCCCAAAGAGGAAAAATTACCCCAGTGCTGCCCCTGGTGCGGCGGCGAAATGAGCCTGGGCCATCTTCTGGCCAAGGGCGGCGGCGCCGTCTGGTGGGTGCGGGGGGAGATCGAGTGGAAGAGCAAGCTGATCGGACCGGACCCCAATCAATCGCTGCGGGTGGATGACGAGGGAGTACTCTTTACGTACAAGACCGCCTGGTACTGCCCCAAGTGCGAGAAGATGACCATCGACGCCGTCGGGATGAGCCCGCCCTACGGCTCCGGAGAGTATAGCCGAAAAGAGGATTGA
- a CDS encoding thymidine kinase, translated as MAQLYFKYGAMGSSKTANALMVHYNYDERGQKALLVKPRLDSRGGDHMVVSRIGLSHPCVYFDELEAMGEAELEEFACIIVDEAQFLSREEVRHLVHLVDDLDIPVICYGLRSDFKGELFPGSYELLVMADKIEEVKTICWCGRKATFNARFDAQGHVLKEGEQVVIGAGEKYTSLCRRHWREGNLGPGFQVKRDDL; from the coding sequence ATGGCGCAGCTTTACTTCAAATACGGGGCCATGGGGTCCAGCAAGACCGCCAACGCCCTGATGGTACATTACAATTACGACGAGCGGGGGCAGAAGGCCCTGCTGGTGAAGCCCCGGCTGGACAGCAGGGGCGGAGATCATATGGTGGTCTCCCGCATCGGTCTGAGCCATCCCTGCGTCTACTTTGACGAGCTGGAGGCCATGGGGGAGGCGGAGCTGGAGGAGTTTGCCTGCATCATCGTGGACGAGGCCCAGTTCCTCAGCCGGGAGGAGGTCCGCCATCTGGTGCACCTTGTGGACGATCTGGACATCCCGGTGATCTGCTATGGGCTGCGCTCGGACTTCAAGGGAGAGCTTTTTCCCGGCAGCTATGAGCTGCTGGTGATGGCCGACAAGATTGAAGAGGTGAAGACCATCTGCTGGTGCGGCCGGAAGGCCACCTTCAACGCCCGCTTTGACGCGCAGGGCCATGTGCTCAAGGAAGGGGAACAGGTGGTGATAGGCGCGGGAGAGAAGTACACCAGCCTCTGCCGCCGCCACTGGAGGGAAGGCAATCTGGGCCCGGGATTTCAGGTGAAGAGAGATGATCTGTGA
- a CDS encoding radical SAM protein — translation MICDICPRRCAAERTVHSGTGVCAMPATVRIARAGLHFWEEPCISGERGSGAIFFSGCNLRCCFCQNGAISAGGFGKAVSTDRLRRIMEELVSQGAHNINLVTPTHFTPWILEALRKPLGVPVVWNCGGYETVETLRTLEGKVQVYLPDLKYAMAEIALRYSRAADYFDYASSAILEMFRQTGPYQMEDGLLRRGVVIRHLVLPGQLENTRRCIDWVAEQFRPGDVLFSLMAQYTPQPDGPRELGRHVTAAEYRAAVEYMENCGIVDGFTQERTSAREEYTPPFDLTGV, via the coding sequence ATGATCTGTGACATTTGCCCCCGCCGCTGCGCCGCGGAGCGGACGGTACATTCCGGGACCGGGGTGTGCGCCATGCCCGCGACAGTGCGGATCGCCCGGGCCGGCCTCCACTTCTGGGAGGAGCCCTGCATCAGCGGGGAGCGGGGCTCAGGAGCCATCTTCTTCTCCGGATGTAACCTGCGCTGCTGCTTTTGCCAGAACGGAGCCATCAGCGCCGGCGGATTCGGAAAGGCCGTTTCCACGGACCGGCTGCGCCGGATTATGGAGGAGCTGGTGTCCCAGGGAGCCCACAACATCAATCTGGTGACGCCCACCCACTTTACCCCCTGGATTTTGGAGGCGCTTCGAAAGCCCCTTGGTGTGCCTGTGGTGTGGAACTGCGGGGGCTACGAGACGGTGGAGACGCTGCGCACGCTGGAGGGAAAGGTGCAGGTCTACCTGCCGGATTTGAAGTATGCTATGGCGGAGATCGCACTGCGCTACTCCCGGGCGGCGGACTATTTCGACTATGCCTCCTCCGCCATCCTTGAGATGTTCCGCCAGACGGGCCCCTATCAGATGGAGGACGGTCTGCTGCGCCGGGGCGTGGTCATCCGCCATCTGGTGCTGCCGGGCCAGCTGGAGAACACCCGCCGGTGCATCGACTGGGTGGCGGAGCAGTTCCGCCCCGGAGACGTGCTCTTTTCCCTCATGGCGCAGTATACGCCCCAGCCGGACGGCCCCCGGGAGCTTGGCCGCCACGTGACGGCGGCGGAATACCGCGCCGCGGTGGAATACATGGAAAACTGCGGCATTGTGGACGGATTTACCCAGGAGCGCACCTCGGCCAGAGAGGAGTACACCCCGCCCTTTGACCTGACCGGCGTGTGA